In one Streptomyces sp. T12 genomic region, the following are encoded:
- a CDS encoding TetR/AcrR family transcriptional regulator, giving the protein MTPIRHNHSDSDAVLDAVRDCVLAVGVRRTTLTDVARRAGVSRMTLYRRWPDVRTLVGDLMTREWVAVATGAMPERHPGADARSLIVDGLVAGVEAFRAHPLFRKIVDVDPELLLPYVLDRRGASQEALIALLADALREGHANGSVRTGHAERQARAMLLIVQSFTLSLRTMTDEDDADLSSEAFLAELRSILERTLTP; this is encoded by the coding sequence ATGACGCCTATTCGTCACAACCACTCGGACAGCGATGCGGTGCTCGACGCGGTGCGCGACTGCGTCCTGGCCGTCGGTGTCCGTCGCACGACGCTGACCGACGTGGCCCGCCGCGCGGGGGTCTCCCGGATGACGCTGTACCGGCGCTGGCCCGATGTGCGCACCCTGGTCGGGGACTTGATGACCCGGGAGTGGGTCGCGGTGGCCACGGGGGCCATGCCCGAGCGGCACCCCGGGGCCGACGCGCGGAGCCTGATCGTCGACGGGCTCGTGGCCGGAGTGGAGGCCTTCCGCGCCCATCCGCTGTTCCGGAAGATCGTCGACGTCGATCCGGAACTGCTCCTCCCCTACGTCCTCGACCGCCGCGGCGCGAGCCAGGAGGCCCTCATCGCGCTGCTGGCCGACGCCCTGCGCGAGGGCCACGCCAACGGGTCCGTACGCACCGGTCATGCCGAACGGCAGGCGCGGGCCATGCTGCTGATCGTCCAGTCCTTCACGCTGTCCCTGCGGACCATGACCGACGAGGACGACGCCGACCTGAGCAGCGAGGCCTTCCTGGCAGAACTGCGCAGCATCCTCGAGAGGACCCTGACGCCATGA
- a CDS encoding FAD-binding oxidoreductase, translated as MDMLWSGWGDPAKAAPLPETVTALLRDLLGVKPRTAGPVSLEDIAVPEPSLEPAARQALLAAVGGEEHVRTDAETRIRHTRGKSTPDLLRIRDGEVDDIPAAVVLPADHDDVVAVLRACAEHGLPMVPFGGGTSVVGGLAPARRSPFIALDLRRMDQLLALDPVSRTATLQPGLRAPQAEALLAEHGFTLGHFPQSYEWATIGGFAATRSSGQASAGYGRFDEMVLGLTLATPEGTIDTGRAPRSAAGPDLRQLLLGSEGAFGVITSVTVRIRPVPQTRVYEGWRFPSFEEGAAALRRLAQDGPRPTVLRLSDETETLIGLAQPDAIGADGAGLQPAGCMAIAGYEGTDEDASYRREGAAAVLRACGGTPLGEEPGQRWAHGRYSAPYLRDSLLDAGAFAETLETAAFWSRVPELYACVREALTTTLTESGTPPLIMCHISHVYENGASLYFTVVSAQGDDPVAHWEKAKHAANEAILTAGGTITHHHGVGTDHRDWYVREAGPLGIEALQAVKRRLDPAGLLNPGVLLPAD; from the coding sequence ATGGACATGTTGTGGAGCGGTTGGGGCGACCCGGCCAAGGCGGCGCCGCTGCCCGAGACGGTGACCGCGCTGCTGCGCGACCTGCTCGGCGTCAAGCCGCGCACCGCCGGGCCGGTCTCCCTGGAAGACATCGCCGTACCCGAGCCGAGCCTCGAACCCGCAGCGCGCCAAGCCCTGCTCGCCGCCGTCGGAGGCGAGGAGCACGTCCGCACCGACGCCGAGACCCGCATCCGGCACACCCGCGGCAAGTCCACCCCCGACCTGCTCCGCATCCGCGACGGCGAAGTCGACGACATCCCCGCAGCCGTCGTACTCCCCGCCGACCACGACGACGTGGTCGCCGTACTGCGCGCATGCGCCGAACACGGCCTGCCCATGGTCCCGTTCGGCGGCGGCACCTCCGTCGTCGGCGGCCTCGCCCCCGCCCGGCGGAGCCCCTTCATCGCCCTGGACCTGCGGCGCATGGACCAGCTGCTCGCCCTCGACCCGGTCTCCCGCACGGCCACCCTGCAACCCGGACTCCGCGCCCCCCAGGCCGAGGCGCTGCTGGCCGAACACGGCTTCACCCTGGGCCACTTCCCCCAGTCCTACGAGTGGGCCACCATCGGCGGGTTCGCCGCCACCCGCTCCAGCGGCCAGGCATCCGCCGGCTACGGCCGCTTCGACGAGATGGTCCTGGGCCTGACCCTCGCCACCCCTGAGGGCACCATCGACACCGGCCGCGCGCCGCGCTCGGCAGCCGGGCCCGACCTGCGCCAGCTCCTGCTCGGCTCGGAGGGGGCTTTCGGCGTCATCACGTCCGTCACGGTCCGGATCCGCCCCGTCCCCCAGACCCGCGTGTACGAGGGCTGGCGCTTCCCCTCCTTCGAGGAAGGCGCCGCCGCGCTGCGCCGCCTCGCTCAGGACGGCCCGCGCCCGACGGTGCTGCGGCTGTCCGACGAGACCGAGACGCTGATCGGCCTCGCCCAGCCCGACGCCATCGGCGCCGACGGCGCGGGCCTCCAGCCCGCGGGATGCATGGCGATCGCCGGCTACGAAGGCACGGACGAGGACGCCTCGTACCGCAGGGAGGGGGCCGCAGCCGTCCTGCGCGCATGCGGCGGAACCCCGCTCGGCGAGGAACCGGGACAGCGCTGGGCGCACGGCCGCTACTCGGCCCCCTACCTCCGGGACTCCCTGCTGGACGCGGGGGCGTTCGCGGAGACACTGGAGACGGCGGCCTTCTGGTCGCGCGTCCCGGAGCTGTACGCCTGCGTGCGCGAAGCCCTCACCACCACGCTCACCGAGTCCGGCACCCCGCCCCTGATCATGTGCCACATCTCCCACGTCTACGAGAACGGCGCCTCCCTGTACTTCACCGTCGTCTCGGCACAGGGCGACGACCCCGTGGCGCACTGGGAGAAGGCCAAGCACGCCGCCAACGAGGCGATCCTCACCGCGGGCGGCACCATCACCCACCACCACGGCGTGGGCACCGACCACCGGGACTGGTACGTCCGCGAGGCGGGACCCCTGGGTATCGAGGCGCTGCAAGCCGTGAAACGCCGACTGGACCCGGCGGGCCTGCTCAACCCCGGCGTCCTCCTGCCCGCCGACTGA
- a CDS encoding YegS/Rv2252/BmrU family lipid kinase has translation MRQFTAIVNPTAGGSASAAALLQVARLLREAGAGLETEYSRSLPHARELARDAGQRGRVVLAVGGDGIAGGIGGALSGTGALLGLVPAGRGNDFARALNLPTDPAALAQVLLHHEPRKVDTIEVESAVHDRTVVLGSVYAGVDALANRHANNATLLRGAASYYAGGLRAVTTWRPARYRVTVDGREHRLTGYTVVAANSGYYGSGRLIAPDARVDDGLLDVVMIQEAPRRLFFALMNDLKTGAHVHRPQVRILRGREVRIEADREVPYGADGEVDATLPVTLRVLPGALHVLC, from the coding sequence ATGCGACAGTTCACCGCCATCGTCAACCCCACGGCGGGCGGATCCGCCTCGGCTGCCGCCCTGCTGCAGGTGGCCCGGCTGCTGCGGGAGGCCGGGGCCGGGCTGGAGACCGAGTACAGCCGCAGCCTGCCCCACGCCCGGGAACTCGCCCGGGACGCCGGACAGCGGGGCAGGGTGGTGCTCGCCGTCGGCGGCGACGGAATCGCCGGCGGCATCGGCGGCGCCCTCAGCGGCACCGGTGCCCTGCTCGGCCTCGTCCCGGCCGGCCGCGGCAACGACTTCGCCCGGGCGCTGAACCTCCCCACCGACCCCGCGGCACTCGCACAGGTGCTTCTGCACCACGAGCCTCGTAAGGTCGACACCATCGAAGTCGAGTCGGCCGTCCACGACCGCACCGTGGTCCTCGGCAGCGTGTACGCGGGCGTCGACGCACTGGCCAACCGCCATGCCAACAACGCCACGCTCCTGCGGGGTGCCGCCTCCTACTACGCGGGCGGACTGCGCGCCGTCACCACCTGGCGCCCCGCGCGCTACCGGGTCACCGTCGACGGCCGCGAACACCGCCTCACCGGCTACACGGTCGTGGCCGCCAACTCCGGCTACTACGGCTCAGGCCGCCTCATCGCGCCCGACGCCCGCGTCGACGACGGCCTGCTGGACGTGGTGATGATCCAGGAGGCGCCGCGTCGGCTGTTCTTCGCCCTGATGAACGACCTCAAGACGGGCGCCCACGTCCACCGACCCCAGGTGCGGATCCTGCGGGGCAGGGAAGTCCGTATCGAGGCCGACCGTGAGGTGCCCTACGGCGCGGACGGCGAGGTCGACGCGACCCTCCCGGTCACGCTCAGAGTCCTGCCGGGAGCACTGCACGTACTGTGCTGA
- a CDS encoding winged helix-turn-helix transcriptional regulator has translation MDGVPEPHTGWTFLTNHARVLAAIADNPNIRIRSIAAHCRLTERAVQKIISDLEHEGYLSHTREGRTNTYRIAPAKVLRHPAEAGLTVAALLSLLAQDEADRTSAPQQLRTARQRMPVDGG, from the coding sequence ATGGATGGAGTCCCTGAGCCGCACACCGGATGGACCTTTCTGACGAACCATGCCCGCGTGCTGGCGGCCATCGCCGACAACCCGAACATCCGCATCCGGAGTATCGCCGCGCACTGCCGGCTCACGGAACGCGCCGTCCAGAAGATCATTTCCGATCTGGAGCACGAAGGCTATCTGTCGCACACCCGCGAGGGACGCACCAATACCTACCGGATCGCCCCGGCCAAGGTACTGCGTCACCCCGCCGAAGCCGGGCTGACAGTGGCCGCGTTGCTCTCCCTGCTCGCCCAGGACGAGGCCGATCGCACCTCCGCGCCCCAGCAGCTGAGGACGGCGCGCCAGCGGATGCCGGTCGACGGTGGATGA
- a CDS encoding anti-sigma factor antagonist (This anti-anti-sigma factor, or anti-sigma factor antagonist, belongs to a family that includes characterized members SpoIIAA, RsbV, RsfA, and RsfB.) encodes MTAVRPDGDRVIVKVSGELDLDTSERFRSVLREALNRSVGGVDLDLEGVTFCDCSALNILLTLRHRALEQAKTIAIHPASAAVDRLLTLTGTQALFAGPSPDSQDAPAQHAHDTQTSEGADYDLRIEVAQLRRAMQTRPTIDLARGILMASFSLSSEEAWTVLVAASQNTNTKLHSLAGDLVTAVKGDALSDAVQEQLSSAVARVTSSPEATRGGAEDQDPAQAAN; translated from the coding sequence GTGACCGCCGTCCGCCCGGACGGTGACCGGGTCATCGTGAAGGTCAGTGGAGAACTCGACCTCGATACCAGCGAGCGCTTCCGCAGCGTCCTGCGCGAAGCCCTGAACCGCTCGGTCGGCGGCGTCGATCTGGATCTGGAGGGCGTCACCTTCTGCGACTGCTCCGCCCTGAACATCTTGCTCACCCTGCGCCATCGAGCGCTGGAGCAGGCCAAGACGATCGCCATCCACCCCGCGAGTGCGGCAGTGGACCGCCTGCTCACCCTCACCGGCACGCAAGCGCTGTTCGCCGGCCCGAGCCCGGACAGCCAGGACGCGCCGGCCCAGCACGCCCATGACACGCAGACGTCCGAGGGGGCCGACTACGACCTGCGGATCGAAGTCGCCCAGCTGCGACGGGCCATGCAGACCCGGCCGACCATCGACCTGGCCCGGGGCATTCTGATGGCCTCGTTCAGCCTGAGCTCCGAGGAGGCCTGGACGGTACTGGTCGCGGCCTCGCAGAACACCAACACCAAACTGCACTCCCTGGCCGGAGACCTGGTCACCGCGGTCAAGGGCGACGCGTTGTCGGACGCCGTGCAGGAACAGCTGTCCTCGGCGGTCGCCAGGGTCACCTCGTCCCCGGAAGCCACGCGAGGCGGGGCGGAGGACCAGGACCCGGCACAGGCCGCCAACTGA
- a CDS encoding flavodoxin family protein — protein sequence MPTLLIVHHTPSPNCQAMLEAVISGATAPEIENVEVVRRPALSATASDVLDADGYLLGTPANLGYVSGALKHFFDQVYYPCLDATQGRPFGYYVHGGSDVTGAVRAIDSITTGLAWRRAAQPVTVTGEPGKADVEACWELGATLAAGLMN from the coding sequence GTGCCTACCTTGCTGATCGTGCATCACACCCCCTCGCCCAACTGCCAGGCCATGCTCGAAGCCGTCATCTCCGGCGCGACGGCGCCGGAGATCGAGAACGTCGAGGTCGTGCGCCGGCCGGCACTGTCGGCCACCGCGTCCGACGTACTCGACGCCGACGGCTACCTCCTGGGAACCCCGGCGAACCTCGGCTACGTCTCAGGAGCCCTCAAGCACTTCTTCGACCAGGTCTACTACCCCTGCCTGGACGCGACACAAGGCCGTCCCTTCGGCTACTACGTCCACGGCGGCAGCGACGTGACCGGCGCCGTCCGGGCGATCGACTCCATCACGACCGGCCTCGCCTGGCGACGCGCGGCGCAACCCGTGACAGTGACGGGCGAGCCCGGCAAAGCCGACGTCGAGGCGTGCTGGGAACTGGGAGCCACGCTCGCCGCCGGACTGATGAACTGA
- a CDS encoding DUF1996 domain-containing protein has translation MLGGGGLVAANVYASATEDGGAEPARTLSSPAGTIDCPDVGSRLTAVPDGAKEDVAKELALLDQQIAEAYQRLQESARAIQQDAGFADSAIMNPLKDKRTATIERIAIAVDRQGERPEGLESLAPCTLRAADSGDGDQGNAGQDEGGGNEAGEEGADQGNEQPGNGGQPGNGGQAGNGPVAADFADITAVQPNVPSPALQNEASRGTFATSCGVNENGLFNSDNVIVAPGVSNGAHHFHDYVGNQANDAFASDEDLANAQTTCVDQGDKSTYYWPVIRLQNGNQEQDANSPGGGIEGNAGEIVTPKEVTLTFVGNPRSKVTEMPRLLRIITGDAKAFVNGTANANASWSCTGFEDRQLKDKYPLCPQGSDVVRTFKFQSCWDGQNIDSANHRTHVAFAAADGSCQNGFKAIPQLVQRIVYDVDAPSLQDGGRTTPLFAVDSFPEQLHKPVTDHGDFINVFAEDLMGQMVDCINEGRKCGAGADQGGDPGQDEPTQQPTDAPGTPPAGDDEPEPGNGNGNGNGGNEQTEPPATEDPATEESATEEPATEAPASDEPGNEAPATDPAKDDKPTVSSTVAPKSYGTPSADADATAPAQGGSGNDDADAGGAPAQTQPSAAGDGSDTGSGTQPQAVGGNLAETGSTLWPAAVGAVLLMAGFLLLMRTRRRTG, from the coding sequence ATGTTGGGCGGCGGCGGCCTGGTTGCGGCCAACGTCTACGCCTCGGCCACCGAGGACGGCGGAGCGGAACCTGCTCGGACGCTGTCCTCCCCAGCCGGCACCATCGACTGCCCGGACGTCGGCAGCCGACTGACGGCCGTGCCGGACGGGGCGAAGGAGGATGTCGCGAAGGAACTCGCCCTCCTGGACCAGCAGATCGCCGAGGCCTACCAGCGGTTGCAGGAGTCGGCCCGGGCCATCCAGCAGGACGCGGGCTTCGCCGACAGCGCGATCATGAATCCGCTGAAGGACAAGCGCACCGCGACGATCGAACGGATCGCCATCGCCGTCGACCGCCAGGGAGAACGCCCCGAAGGCCTGGAGTCCCTCGCCCCCTGCACCTTGCGCGCCGCGGACAGCGGCGACGGCGACCAGGGGAACGCCGGCCAGGACGAGGGCGGCGGCAACGAGGCAGGCGAGGAAGGCGCGGACCAGGGCAACGAGCAGCCGGGCAACGGCGGTCAGCCCGGTAACGGCGGCCAGGCCGGCAACGGCCCCGTCGCCGCGGACTTCGCGGACATCACCGCCGTACAGCCGAACGTGCCGAGCCCGGCCCTCCAGAACGAAGCCTCGCGCGGCACCTTCGCCACCAGCTGCGGAGTCAACGAGAACGGCCTGTTCAACTCCGACAACGTGATCGTGGCCCCCGGCGTCTCCAACGGCGCCCACCACTTCCACGACTACGTCGGCAACCAGGCCAACGACGCCTTCGCGAGCGACGAGGACCTGGCGAACGCCCAGACGACGTGTGTCGACCAGGGCGACAAGTCCACGTACTACTGGCCCGTGATACGTCTGCAGAACGGAAACCAGGAGCAGGACGCGAACTCTCCCGGCGGCGGTATCGAGGGCAACGCCGGCGAGATCGTCACGCCCAAGGAAGTGACGCTGACGTTCGTGGGCAACCCGCGCAGCAAGGTCACCGAGATGCCGCGCCTGCTGCGCATCATCACCGGCGACGCGAAGGCGTTCGTGAACGGCACCGCCAACGCCAACGCCTCCTGGAGCTGCACCGGCTTCGAGGACCGGCAGCTGAAGGACAAGTACCCGCTGTGCCCGCAGGGCAGCGACGTGGTGCGCACCTTCAAGTTCCAGAGCTGCTGGGACGGACAGAACATCGACAGCGCCAACCACCGCACCCACGTGGCGTTCGCGGCCGCCGACGGCAGCTGCCAGAACGGCTTCAAGGCCATTCCGCAGCTCGTGCAGCGGATCGTGTACGACGTCGACGCGCCGAGCCTCCAGGACGGCGGCCGTACGACCCCGCTGTTCGCGGTGGACTCCTTCCCCGAGCAGCTGCACAAGCCGGTCACCGACCACGGCGACTTCATCAACGTCTTCGCCGAGGACCTGATGGGGCAGATGGTCGACTGCATCAACGAGGGCCGTAAGTGTGGCGCGGGAGCCGACCAGGGCGGTGACCCGGGCCAGGACGAGCCGACCCAGCAGCCGACCGACGCTCCCGGCACTCCGCCGGCCGGGGACGACGAGCCGGAGCCCGGAAACGGCAACGGCAACGGCAACGGAGGGAACGAGCAGACGGAGCCGCCGGCCACCGAAGACCCCGCGACCGAGGAGTCGGCGACCGAGGAGCCGGCCACCGAGGCACCCGCGAGCGACGAGCCCGGGAACGAGGCACCCGCCACCGACCCGGCGAAGGACGACAAGCCCACCGTGTCGAGCACGGTGGCGCCCAAGTCCTACGGAACCCCGTCGGCCGACGCTGACGCCACCGCCCCCGCACAGGGCGGCTCGGGGAACGACGACGCGGACGCGGGCGGCGCTCCGGCGCAGACGCAGCCCTCCGCCGCCGGCGACGGATCTGACACCGGAAGCGGCACACAGCCGCAGGCCGTCGGGGGCAATCTCGCCGAGACGGGCAGCACGTTGTGGCCCGCCGCGGTCGGCGCCGTCCTCCTCATGGCCGGCTTCCTGCTGCTCATGCGCACGAGGCGCCGCACCGGATGA
- a CDS encoding YqjF family protein, with product MPKPTPVSPDAPTLIPTPLLTQQWLDLAFVHWAVEPDAVAGLLPKGTVPDTHDGVTYVGLVAFRMHRVGWLRLPGVPYLGTFPETNVRLYSVDAHGRRGVVFRSMDAGRLIPVVMGRVGFRLPYLWSRMSVRAVGDTVTYTSSRRWPGPRGASSRITVRTGERIEEPTGLEHFLTARWGMHNAFFGGPEPLAYLPNHHPRWPLYRAELITCEENLVTAAGLPAPSTAPVSVLYSPGVPVRLGRPARPAGIPTP from the coding sequence GTGCCGAAACCCACTCCCGTCAGCCCCGACGCTCCCACCCTCATACCCACCCCCCTCCTCACCCAGCAGTGGCTCGACCTCGCCTTCGTCCACTGGGCCGTCGAACCGGACGCCGTGGCGGGGCTGTTGCCGAAAGGGACCGTCCCGGACACGCATGACGGGGTCACCTACGTCGGGCTCGTCGCCTTCCGGATGCACCGCGTCGGCTGGCTGCGGCTGCCCGGCGTGCCGTATCTCGGGACCTTTCCCGAGACCAACGTGCGCCTGTACTCCGTGGACGCGCACGGGCGGCGTGGCGTCGTGTTCCGGTCGATGGACGCCGGACGGCTGATCCCGGTCGTGATGGGGCGCGTCGGCTTCCGGCTGCCGTATCTGTGGTCCCGGATGAGCGTCCGCGCGGTCGGCGACACCGTCACCTACACCAGTTCCCGTCGCTGGCCCGGCCCGCGCGGCGCATCCAGCCGCATCACCGTACGCACCGGTGAACGCATCGAGGAGCCCACCGGGTTGGAGCACTTCCTCACCGCCCGCTGGGGCATGCACAACGCGTTCTTCGGCGGGCCTGAGCCGCTGGCGTACCTGCCCAACCACCACCCCCGATGGCCGCTGTACCGTGCGGAGCTGATCACCTGCGAGGAGAACCTCGTCACGGCGGCCGGGCTGCCCGCCCCGAGCACCGCCCCCGTCAGCGTCCTGTACTCCCCCGGCGTCCCGGTCCGCCTCGGCCGGCCGGCCCGCCCGGCGGGCATCCCCACGCCGTGA
- a CDS encoding TetR/AcrR family transcriptional regulator, giving the protein MGDPRAPEPGGTWHVPLRRTPQQARSKARLARVLQAAERVLVGEGVQALTTTRIAAEAKVSVGSLYQYLPDRDAIIDALAAGYFARLETAMDDLVRAAADEQWDDPVGVLIDAYAAIYRTEHGFRALWFGSSLTEQTRAADRAHKRRMAEGVRLILLAVGIAHDDETLGRACHAAVLAADALAQEAFRRDPEGDPGLLDEAKLMLRGYLAGIAARHGGHKAAT; this is encoded by the coding sequence ATGGGGGACCCGAGGGCCCCGGAGCCCGGCGGCACATGGCACGTTCCGCTACGCCGCACCCCGCAGCAGGCGCGCAGCAAAGCCCGCCTGGCCCGCGTCCTTCAGGCCGCGGAACGTGTCCTGGTCGGCGAAGGCGTGCAGGCACTGACCACGACGCGCATCGCTGCGGAGGCGAAGGTCTCGGTCGGTTCTCTGTACCAGTACCTGCCCGACCGCGACGCGATCATCGACGCCCTCGCGGCCGGCTATTTCGCCCGGCTCGAGACGGCCATGGACGATCTCGTCCGCGCCGCGGCCGACGAACAGTGGGACGACCCCGTCGGCGTGCTCATCGACGCCTACGCCGCCATCTACCGCACCGAACACGGCTTCCGGGCCCTGTGGTTCGGCAGCAGCCTCACCGAGCAGACCCGCGCCGCCGACCGCGCGCACAAACGCCGGATGGCGGAAGGCGTCCGTCTCATCCTGCTGGCCGTCGGCATCGCCCACGACGACGAGACGCTCGGCCGAGCCTGCCACGCCGCGGTCCTCGCCGCCGACGCCCTCGCCCAGGAGGCCTTCCGCCGTGACCCCGAGGGTGACCCGGGCCTTCTCGACGAAGCCAAGCTCATGCTGCGCGGGTACCTCGCCGGTATCGCCGCCCGCCATGGAGGACACAAAGCCGCGACATGA
- a CDS encoding class II aldolase/adducin family protein: MTDSSSVLGQERAAVAEACRRLGAQGLLIGTAGNVSMRVDDRVAITATGAVLADLTADEVSVVDLDGKVVAGTFEPTSELDLHLGVYRRYGAGAVVHTHAPMATALSCVLDELPCIHYQLLTLGGSIRVAPYATFGTPELAESVLSALQGRSAALMASHGALTHAPTLGKAVEHALLLEWACGVYQHAAALGTPRVLDEHQQLAVIEAALARNYGTTHPVPPAQEGNR; the protein is encoded by the coding sequence ATGACCGACTCAAGCTCGGTGCTGGGTCAGGAACGCGCCGCCGTGGCCGAAGCGTGCCGTCGACTGGGGGCGCAGGGCCTGCTCATCGGCACGGCAGGCAACGTCAGCATGCGGGTCGACGACCGTGTCGCGATCACCGCCACCGGCGCGGTGCTCGCCGACCTGACGGCCGACGAGGTGAGCGTGGTCGACCTCGACGGAAAGGTCGTGGCCGGGACGTTCGAGCCCACCTCGGAACTCGATCTGCACCTGGGCGTCTATCGCCGCTACGGCGCGGGCGCGGTCGTCCACACCCATGCCCCGATGGCGACGGCCCTGTCCTGCGTGCTCGACGAACTGCCCTGCATCCACTACCAGTTGCTGACCCTGGGCGGCTCGATACGCGTAGCCCCGTACGCCACCTTCGGCACCCCGGAGCTCGCCGAGTCCGTCCTGAGCGCACTTCAGGGCCGCAGTGCCGCGCTGATGGCGAGCCACGGCGCGCTCACCCACGCTCCGACGCTGGGCAAGGCGGTCGAGCACGCGCTGCTGCTGGAGTGGGCGTGCGGCGTCTACCAGCACGCGGCCGCCCTCGGAACGCCCCGCGTCCTCGACGAACACCAGCAACTCGCGGTGATCGAGGCCGCGCTCGCCCGGAACTACGGCACCACCCACCCCGTACCACCTGCGCAGGAGGGAAACCGATGA
- a CDS encoding carbohydrate kinase family protein, translating to MKVVTMGVHVLDVLVRPVEAIPEAQGATLVEDIRMTAAGTAGGTALTLAKLGASVSSAGAIGSDPTGDMLVQLLGAAGIDTRFLVRRTDTPTSASVLPIRPNGDRPSLHLLGANITYGPDDVPWEAIAEATHLHLGGPELIGVEAATRILSYAKEHGVVTSVDLLAPGVLGSFEQIASALPYVDHMLPNEDQVLGFTGEEDLVAGANKLLAAGAGLVAVTRGGDGALLATPQGTEKVPAFAIDVVDTTGCGDAFSAGFVRGMGLGRTPYDSAVLGCTAAALVAQGLGSDHGDFDLTDADAFAATHKPRL from the coding sequence ATGAAGGTCGTCACGATGGGCGTGCATGTGCTGGACGTGCTGGTGCGGCCGGTGGAGGCGATACCCGAGGCCCAGGGCGCGACGCTGGTGGAGGACATCAGGATGACCGCCGCCGGGACGGCCGGCGGGACCGCACTGACCCTCGCCAAGCTGGGCGCGTCCGTGAGCAGCGCGGGGGCGATCGGTTCCGACCCCACCGGTGACATGCTGGTCCAACTGCTGGGCGCGGCCGGCATCGACACCCGCTTCCTCGTCCGCCGCACGGACACCCCCACCTCCGCGAGCGTCCTGCCCATCCGCCCCAACGGCGACCGGCCGTCCCTGCACCTGCTCGGCGCCAACATCACCTACGGTCCCGACGACGTGCCCTGGGAGGCGATCGCCGAAGCGACCCACCTCCACCTCGGCGGCCCCGAGTTGATCGGGGTCGAGGCGGCCACGCGCATCCTGTCGTACGCCAAGGAGCACGGCGTGGTCACCTCGGTGGACCTGCTCGCCCCCGGCGTGCTGGGAAGCTTCGAGCAGATCGCCTCTGCTCTGCCGTACGTCGACCACATGCTGCCCAACGAGGACCAGGTCCTCGGTTTCACCGGCGAGGAGGACCTGGTAGCGGGCGCGAACAAGCTCCTCGCTGCCGGAGCCGGCCTGGTCGCGGTCACTCGCGGCGGTGACGGCGCGCTGCTGGCAACTCCGCAGGGCACCGAGAAGGTGCCCGCCTTCGCGATCGACGTGGTGGACACCACCGGCTGCGGCGACGCGTTCTCGGCCGGCTTCGTGCGCGGCATGGGCCTGGGCCGCACCCCGTACGACTCCGCCGTCCTCGGCTGCACGGCGGCGGCGCTGGTGGCACAGGGCCTGGGCAGCGATCACGGAGACTTCGACCTGACTGACGCCGACGCCTTCGCCGCGACACACAAGCCCCGCTTGTGA
- a CDS encoding CbtA family protein: MNSVTVRTLLVRGMLAGLAAGVVAFVFAYLVGEGPVDAAIAFESANSHEHGGEELVSRTLQSTAGLATGVLVFGVAIGGIAALAFCFALGRIGRFGARATAGLTALAGFLLVYLVPILKYPANPPAVGNPDTISERTVLFVGMIALSVLLGAAAILLGRRLAPAWGNWNASITAGVAYVAAIAVAMVVLPTGDNTPKGFPANDLWEFRVASIGIQAVLWAAFGLAFGFLAERVLEPQPARGRVSTLAA, translated from the coding sequence ATGAACTCCGTCACCGTACGCACCTTGCTGGTGCGCGGCATGCTCGCCGGCCTCGCCGCCGGCGTGGTCGCCTTCGTCTTCGCCTATCTGGTCGGGGAGGGCCCCGTCGACGCGGCCATCGCGTTCGAATCGGCCAACTCCCATGAACACGGCGGCGAGGAACTCGTCAGCCGTACCCTGCAGTCGACGGCCGGTCTGGCCACGGGCGTGCTCGTCTTCGGTGTCGCCATCGGCGGCATCGCGGCGCTCGCGTTCTGCTTCGCGCTCGGGCGGATCGGCCGGTTCGGCGCCCGGGCGACGGCCGGGCTGACCGCGCTCGCCGGGTTCCTCCTGGTCTACCTGGTCCCGATCCTCAAGTACCCGGCGAACCCGCCCGCCGTCGGCAACCCCGACACCATCAGCGAGCGGACCGTCCTGTTCGTCGGGATGATCGCGCTGAGCGTGCTGCTCGGCGCAGCGGCCATCCTGCTCGGCCGCAGGCTCGCCCCGGCGTGGGGCAACTGGAACGCCTCCATCACCGCCGGTGTCGCCTACGTCGCGGCGATCGCGGTCGCGATGGTCGTCCTGCCAACCGGGGACAACACTCCGAAGGGCTTCCCGGCGAACGACCTCTGGGAGTTCCGCGTGGCCTCGATCGGTATCCAAGCCGTGCTGTGGGCGGCGTTCGGGCTGGCGTTCGGCTTCCTGGCCGAACGCGTCCTCGAACCGCAGCCCGCCCGCGGCCGTGTTTCCACGCTGGCCGCCTGA